A genomic segment from Chitinophagales bacterium encodes:
- the coaE gene encoding dephospho-CoA kinase (Dephospho-CoA kinase (CoaE) performs the final step in coenzyme A biosynthesis.): protein MLKVGITGGIGSGKTTVCNIFKSIGVPVYNADKRAKALMETDEALIGKIKGLFGNNIYNDKNLNRKQLAEIVFNDAEKLKALNALVHPAVGKDALHWQEKMEKDGHPYTLKEAALLFETGSYKALDKIIVVDAPEKLRIQRVMKRDAVSEKEVRARMDKQWPQKRKNELADYIIHNDGENVLIPQIRKLHKQLIEIAKR, encoded by the coding sequence ATGCTTAAAGTAGGAATTACGGGTGGAATTGGCAGCGGAAAAACAACGGTCTGCAATATCTTCAAATCCATTGGCGTGCCGGTTTACAATGCAGACAAGCGGGCAAAGGCATTGATGGAAACAGATGAAGCGTTAATCGGGAAAATCAAAGGCCTTTTTGGAAATAATATCTACAATGACAAAAACCTCAACCGAAAGCAATTGGCTGAAATTGTATTCAATGATGCTGAAAAATTAAAAGCACTGAATGCACTTGTTCATCCCGCTGTAGGTAAAGATGCATTGCACTGGCAGGAAAAAATGGAAAAGGACGGCCATCCCTACACACTTAAAGAAGCTGCTTTACTTTTTGAAACAGGCAGTTATAAGGCACTGGATAAAATTATAGTAGTTGATGCACCTGAAAAACTGCGCATTCAAAGAGTGATGAAAAGAGATGCTGTTAGTGAAAAAGAGGTGCGGGCAAGAATGGATAAACAATGGCCGCAAAAACGCAAAAATGAGCTGGCAGATTATATCATTCATAATGATGGTGAAAATGTCTTGATACCTCAAATAAGAAAACTACACAAGCAATTGATAGAAATTGCAAAAAGATGA